A segment of the bacterium genome:
CCACGGCGGGGGATATGGTAAGGGCGTTGGAGCAAGTTCACAGTTCACGGTTTACGGTGTACAGTAATTCGTGAACAGACGAACGCCAACATTCACTGTAAACAGTAAACTGTAAACCGCAGACTTCTTATGCAATTCCAACTCGATATTTTTCTCGCCGCCCTGGGACTCGCCCTGATCATCGAGGGGATGCCCTATTTCCTCGGTCCGGAGGCTGTCAAGCAGATGGTGATCAAGCTGCTCGGCCTGCCTGCCGGGGTCCTCAGGGGATTGGGTCTCGCCAGCATCGGGGCCGGCCTGCTCCTCGTCGCCCTTTCCCGATACCTGGGGTTGGGAAAGTGAGTCTCAGTTGCAGTTTCAATTACGGCAATTCCGACCTCGCTCAACCGGGTCAGGGGCAGAGTCCGTGACTTGTTTAAAAAACCTCCTCCACCGCCTCGTAAAATTGCTCGAAGAGACTTTTGCGGGGTTGTCCTGAATACTCATGCCATGTTCCCTGGATGCGGGTATTTCATGGGCTGTGTCCCGATAATGGCAGCTTCTTTGGGCATCACCTTTATCGTCTTCCAGGCCACCCCTCAAAAGGCATGCGCCGGTGCTCAGCCCGACATCCGTCTGCTCCTTGATGAGCACACTCCCAGGTCGGTGGTGAGGGGGGAGTCCTTTACCGTCGAGAGTTTCGATGACGGGCGATGGGGCACGGTAGTGAGCAAGGTCAGGCTTGCGGTGTTCAGTCCCGCCCCCTCGGGAGTCCGCCTCGACAACCGTTTCTCCCTGGCTGTATCCGCCGACCGGGTTATCTTCCGGGGGGCGGGGTACGGTCACGGCGTGGGGCTTTGCCAGTGGAGGCGAGGGGCGGAGCCCTCAGTGGGATGAGCTACCGTCAAATCCTCGCCAGGTACTACACGGGAGCGGAAGTCCGGCGCGCGTATTAGCGGCGCCGCAATCTCAAATCTCAGATTTCAGATTCCTGCAAGTTGTTGTTTTTTTAAAGATTTGAGATAAATGTCCAGCATTACCGAATGACAGACGATGACCAAAAAAAATCATACAGACATTGAAACCTACAAATATTCCCTCCCCGGATCGCTTATCGCTCAGGTTCCGGCGGCCCGGAGAACGGGGTCGAGGCTTCTGCACCTGGATCGCGGTTCGGGCACCGTCGGGCACCTGGGGTTTACGGACCTCGTCGGCCTCCTTCGGCCGGGAGACCTCCTGATCCTCAACGATACGAAGGTCTTTCCGGCGCGCATCACGTGCAGAAGGGTTTCGGGAGGCTCGGTGGAGCTGATGCTGAAGCACTATCCCGACGCCGGGGGGCAGGCCTCCTGCCTGGTTCGTCCCGGGCGCCGGATGCGGGACAGCGAGGAGGTGTTCCTGGGTGACGCGGGGGCCGACACGCTGGTGGTCCATCGCAAAGGGGAGCTTTTCACCGTGTCCGGGGGTGTGGTCTCGGTCGCCGAAGCGATCAGCCGGTATGGCCGGATACCCCTTCCGCCATACATCAGGCGGGACAGCTCCGGTCCCGGCGCCGAGGACGAGGTTCGCTACCAGACGGTTTACGCCGACCGGTTGGGAGCTGTGGCGGCCCCCACTGCCGGTCTGCATTTTGACACCGCCACCATCCAGGCCATCGCGTCTTCCGGGGTCGGGATCGCAAGTGTAACCCTTCACGTGGGTCCGGGCACCTTCCAGCCGGTCCGGGTCCGGGACATTTCCATGCATACCATGGAGATGGAGCTCTACCACATCCCGGAGGAAACGGCGGCGGCGGTGATGGCGGCAAAAAGGTCGGGTGGGCGCGTGATCGCAGTGGGCACGACCGTGGTCAGGACCCTCGAATCGGGGTCCGGCGGCCGGCATCTCAAGGCCGGTGATGGGAATACAGGCCTTTTCATCACCCCGGGATACCGGTTCAAGGTCGTGGACGCACTTCTCACAAATTTCCATTTGCCCCGATCCACCCTCCTCATGCTGGTGTGCGCCTTC
Coding sequences within it:
- the queA gene encoding tRNA preQ1(34) S-adenosylmethionine ribosyltransferase-isomerase QueA codes for the protein MTKKNHTDIETYKYSLPGSLIAQVPAARRTGSRLLHLDRGSGTVGHLGFTDLVGLLRPGDLLILNDTKVFPARITCRRVSGGSVELMLKHYPDAGGQASCLVRPGRRMRDSEEVFLGDAGADTLVVHRKGELFTVSGGVVSVAEAISRYGRIPLPPYIRRDSSGPGAEDEVRYQTVYADRLGAVAAPTAGLHFDTATIQAIASSGVGIASVTLHVGPGTFQPVRVRDISMHTMEMELYHIPEETAAAVMAAKRSGGRVIAVGTTVVRTLESGSGGRHLKAGDGNTGLFITPGYRFKVVDALLTNFHLPRSTLLMLVCAFGGTERVIAAYGEAVREKYRFYSYGDCMFVE
- a CDS encoding DUF2065 domain-containing protein: MQFQLDIFLAALGLALIIEGMPYFLGPEAVKQMVIKLLGLPAGVLRGLGLASIGAGLLLVALSRYLGLGK